The Candidatus Binataceae bacterium genome has a window encoding:
- a CDS encoding DUF6677 family protein: protein MPEPDFEQARYCWRCGQPVVVTGAQFCKDCGAPLAGGHFFALNPGFNPVLAAVLSIIPGLGHIYKGRPARGLTWFFGVAFAYSVGLPLGLLLHVICASNAALKGALEDDAFMRLRHNRRRNRRRRPGPFGEQL from the coding sequence GTGCCTGAACCGGATTTCGAGCAAGCCCGCTATTGTTGGCGATGCGGCCAGCCGGTCGTAGTTACCGGGGCGCAGTTCTGCAAGGACTGCGGCGCCCCATTGGCAGGCGGTCATTTTTTCGCTCTTAATCCGGGGTTCAACCCGGTGCTCGCCGCAGTGTTGAGCATCATTCCCGGCCTGGGGCACATATATAAGGGACGCCCCGCGCGCGGGTTGACGTGGTTTTTCGGAGTTGCGTTCGCGTACTCTGTCGGCCTCCCGCTCGGACTTCTGCTCCACGTGATCTGCGCATCGAACGCCGCCTTGAAAGGCGCGCTCGAAGACGATGCCTTCATGCGGCTCAGGCACAATCGACGCAGGAATCGGCGCCGGCGGCCGGGGCCTTTTGGAGAGCAACTATAG